The Achromobacter deleyi region GCCCAAGCTGACCCGCAACGCGCCCTACCTGGCCGCGCTGGCCAAGCTGAGCCAGGTCGAGGTGCTGGACGCCCTGCCGGACGCCGGAGCCCCGGTCCAGGTCGTGGGCGCCAGCCGCCTGATGCTGCACGTTGAAATCGACGTGGCGGCGGAACGCGTGCGCCTGGACAAGGAAATCGCGCGCCTGGCTGGTGAAATCGCCAAGGCCAACGCCAAGCTGTCCAACGCCAGCTTCGTGGAACGCGCTCCGGCCGCCGTGGTCGAGCAAGAAAAGGCGCGCATGGCGCAGTTCGGTGAAACCCTGCAAAAGGTGCAGGAACAGCGGGCCAAGCTGGGCGAGTGAACCGCGGCGCCGCCGCGCTGAAAGAAAAACCCCGGAGATGGCTTCCGGGGTTTTTTTTCGACGAAGCCGCAGCACTCAGACACCGCCGTCGGTCATCCGATACCACGTCACCACGGCATTGACGTAGAGCCGCCGCAGGCCGTAGAGGGGAAACGGCACCACCGGCGACAAAGGCACTGGCAGCGCGCTGGCGTCGCCCGTCGCCACGTATTGCGCCATGGCCTGGCCCATGCTGGTCTGCAGGCCCACGCCGCGCCCCTGGCAACCGATGTCCACCAGCAGCCCGGGTTCCGGCTCATGCAGGTGAGGCAGATAGTCGCGCGTGATGGCGACGCGGCCGCACCAGCGGAATTCGAACGGCGTGCCCGCCACCTGGGGGAACATCTTGAGCATCACGCGCTCCAGGTGCGCCCAGTCTCCGGCCCCCCTGGGCTCGCGGAACGGACCGCGCCCGCCCATCAGCAGCCTGCCCTGGTGGTCCAGGCGGAAATACAGCAGCAGGTTGCGCGTGTCGGACGAGACGTGCCCCTCCGGAAATATTCCGGCCCGGATGTGTTCCGGCAATGGCGTGGTCGCGACCTGAAACGTATTGGCATCGATGATCGACGGCTTCAACCCCGGCCACAGGTCGCCGCCGTAGGCATTCGTGCACATCACGACGCGGTCGGCCGTGACCGTGGGACCTCGGGCGGTGGACGCCGTCCATTTGCCGCCCTCCCGCTTCAGGCCGGTGACGGGGGTGTCCGTATGAAGAAAGGCGCCTGCATTCAACGCGGCGCGCGCCAGGCCTCGCGCGTAACTCAGGGGCTGCACCGCGCCCGCGCGCTTGTCGAGCCAGCCGCCCAGGTATTTGTCCGCGCCGATCAGACGCGCCACCTGCGCGCGGTCCAGCGGCTGGGCATCCGCGCCATGCCGCGCCCACTGCGCGGCGCGCTCGTGCGCCACACGCAAGGCCTCGGGATTGTGCGCCCCCTGGATCCAGCCGTTGCGCACATGCGGCACATCCATGGCGTGACGCTCGATCAGGTTGAACACCGAGTCCGCCGTGGCGCCGGCGAATCGCAGCAGCCGTTCGCCGCGTTCGGGGCCGAACATGGAGAGCAAGGCGTCGGGGTCATACTTCAGGCCCGGAATGACCTGGCCGCCATTGCGGCCCGATCCGCCGAAGCCGATCTCCCGCGCTTCCAGCAATACGGCCTTGATTCCCCGCTCCGCAAGATGCAGCGCGGTGCTCAAGCCGGCGTAGCCGCCGCCGACCACCAGGACGTCCGCCTGCGTGGAAGCGGACAGCGGCTCGGTGGGCGGAGGCGCCGCCGCGGTCGCTGCCCACAACGAAGGGGAAAGAGGAAACGGCGCTTGCTGCATGGTGATTCCTTACATGGGATGCAGCACGCGGCGCAGGAAATCCTGCGTACGGGGATGCTGCGGATGATTCAGCACTTCACGGGCGGCGCCCTGCTCCACCATGACGCCGCCATCGAAGAACATGACGCGGTCCGCGACCTCGCGCGCGAAGCTCATTTCGTGCGTCACGACGACCATCGTCATGCCTGCCTCGGCCAGTTTGCGCATGACGCCCAGGACATCGCCGACCAGCTCCGGGTCCAGCGCGGAGGTCGGCTCGTCGAACAGAATGGCCTTGGGCTGCATTGCCAGCGCGCGCGCAATCGCCACGCGCTGCTGCTGGCCGCCGGACAACTGGTTCGGATGCGCGTCCTCCTTGTCCGCGAGGCCCACGCTGGCCAGGAGCTCGCGGCCCCGCTCCAGCGCCTGGGCGCGCGGCTCCTTCTTCACGAAGATCGGCCCTTCGATCACGTTCTCCAGCGCCGTGCGATGAGGAAACAGGTTGAAGCGCTGGAACACCATCGCCACCTGCGTGCGGATCGACACAATGGACGGCGAATCGCAATCCACGAGTTCTCCGTCCACGGTGATGCGACCGGCGTTGTAGCGCTCCAGCCCATTGATGCACCGCAGGATGGTTGACTTACCCGACCCGGACGGACCGACCACGCATACCACTTCGCCCTGAGCAACCTCGGCGTCGATGCCCTTGAGCACCTCGAGCGGACCGAAGCTCTTGCGGACTCCACGGAGTTCGATCATTTGGTGGCGCTCCTTTTTTCCAGATGCCGGACCAGCAGAATCAGCGGCACGCACATCACCAGATACATCAGCGCCACCAGCGAAAATACCGTGGCGTTCTTGAAGGTGGAGACGGCAATCAGCTTGCCCTGCAGAGCCAGTTCCGCCACCGTGATGGTGGAGGCCTGCGAGGAGTCCTTGAGCATCATGATCATGATGTTGCCGTAGGGCGGCAGCACGATCTTCACCGCCTGCGGCAGCACCACGCGCCGCATGGTCAGGCTCCAGCTCATGCCCATGGCCATGGCCGCTTCGATCTGCCCGCGGTCAATGGCCTGGATTCCCGCGCGGAAGTTCTCGGCCTGGTAGGCGGAATATGCCACGCCCAGGCCGATGATCGCGGCCTGCACCGCGCTGAGCGAGACCCCCATGTCGGGCATCACGAAGTAGATATAGAACAGCAGCACGATGATGGGTATGCCGCGCAGCAGGTTGATCACGCCGCCGCTGAAACTGGACAGGTATTTGTTGCCAGAGACCCGCATCAGCGCCCACACCAGCCCCAGCACCGTGGACAGCGCAAGCGAGCCCAGCGTGACCAGGATGGTGAGCTTTGCGCCTTCCAGCAGTATCGGCATGAACTCTGCCGCGTCTTTGAAGAATTCCATCATGACTCAACCCACCCCGACAGGACTGCCCGCGGGAGCGCCGGATGCGCCCCATCCGCCGGCGGGCACGACCGCGCCGGCAGAGCTTGTGCAATTGATTGGTTAATGCGCGCTCAAGCCAGCGTCATGCGCCGCCCAGGCCCCACTTCTTCAGAATGGCGTCGATGGTGCCGTCAGCCTTCAGCTTGGCCAGCGCCTTGTTGATGCGCTCCAGCAGCTCCGTGTCTTCCTTGCGCGTGGCCAGGCCCAGGCTGCCCAGGATGGTCGGCTGATAGGACTGCGCCATCTTCAGATTGGGATAGTTCCCCTGCGTCAGAATGTAGGTGGCGATGGGAAAGTCCATGAAACCGCCCTGGATGCGGCCGGCATTGGCATCGCGCATCATGTCGGGCGGGTTGTCGTAAAGCTTCACTTCCTTGAAGACGCCACTTT contains the following coding sequences:
- a CDS encoding NAD(P)/FAD-dependent oxidoreductase codes for the protein MQQAPFPLSPSLWAATAAAPPPTEPLSASTQADVLVVGGGYAGLSTALHLAERGIKAVLLEAREIGFGGSGRNGGQVIPGLKYDPDALLSMFGPERGERLLRFAGATADSVFNLIERHAMDVPHVRNGWIQGAHNPEALRVAHERAAQWARHGADAQPLDRAQVARLIGADKYLGGWLDKRAGAVQPLSYARGLARAALNAGAFLHTDTPVTGLKREGGKWTASTARGPTVTADRVVMCTNAYGGDLWPGLKPSIIDANTFQVATTPLPEHIRAGIFPEGHVSSDTRNLLLYFRLDHQGRLLMGGRGPFREPRGAGDWAHLERVMLKMFPQVAGTPFEFRWCGRVAITRDYLPHLHEPEPGLLVDIGCQGRGVGLQTSMGQAMAQYVATGDASALPVPLSPVVPFPLYGLRRLYVNAVVTWYRMTDGGV
- a CDS encoding amino acid ABC transporter ATP-binding protein — translated: MIELRGVRKSFGPLEVLKGIDAEVAQGEVVCVVGPSGSGKSTILRCINGLERYNAGRITVDGELVDCDSPSIVSIRTQVAMVFQRFNLFPHRTALENVIEGPIFVKKEPRAQALERGRELLASVGLADKEDAHPNQLSGGQQQRVAIARALAMQPKAILFDEPTSALDPELVGDVLGVMRKLAEAGMTMVVVTHEMSFAREVADRVMFFDGGVMVEQGAAREVLNHPQHPRTQDFLRRVLHPM
- a CDS encoding amino acid ABC transporter permease, with the translated sequence MMEFFKDAAEFMPILLEGAKLTILVTLGSLALSTVLGLVWALMRVSGNKYLSSFSGGVINLLRGIPIIVLLFYIYFVMPDMGVSLSAVQAAIIGLGVAYSAYQAENFRAGIQAIDRGQIEAAMAMGMSWSLTMRRVVLPQAVKIVLPPYGNIMIMMLKDSSQASTITVAELALQGKLIAVSTFKNATVFSLVALMYLVMCVPLILLVRHLEKRSATK